Within the Acidobacteriota bacterium genome, the region CCCTGGCCCATGGAGTGAATCAGGTAATAGGCAAGGTCGATCCCCCGAACAGCGGCGGCGAGCACGTCCGGCTGGAACGTACTGCCCTCAACCACCTCGACGCAGTCCGGCAGTTGCGGCAGTTTGGCGCGCGTCCGAACCAGGACGCGCAGTGCAACCGCCGGGTCGCCGGCCAGCTGCAGCAGGAGGCGCCGGCCGATATAGCCGGTGGCACCGGTCAGCAGGATGTTTCGCATGGGAAGCATTTTCACCGCGAGTTCCGGCGTGAACCTGCAGGACATTATACCAGACACTAGTCCACTCCCGGTGAGGGTGGGGGCGGCGGATCTGTTGACGGACAGTAGCCATCTGATCCGTGGGTGATGTGAAATCCTGAGTATAATGGTATGTGGTGAGGATCAGAATGAGAGACCCGCAAGCGGTTCGCAAAGCATGTACGGTACTGGTCATGTGTATCGCCACTGTCTGGTGCGGAGCGCAGAGTATGGCCGAGTTGGCCTCCCGTTCCCGCGAGGCAGCCGCGAAGGAAACATCAGCCAAAGTCTACACGAACCGGGACCTGAAGAGTGCCAAGGGTCGCATTTCCCAATCCAGCCTGTCCCGGACTGATGCGGCGGAACCAGGTGTTCCGTCGACAGGAACAGCGATTCCGGCCAACCCCTCGTCCGTCGATCCCGACGAAGCGTTCTACGACCGGCTCTTGGACCAATATCAGTCGATCGAAGATGCCCGGAAAAACCTTGACCAGGCGGAAACGGATCTGATCCTGGCGGAGTCCGCTTACCAGCTTGCGCAGCCGTTCGACGTGTTCATGCCGGGCATGCCGGACAACGTCTGGACAATTGAGCGGGAGAGTCTCGCGACCATCGCTGTTCGCCGGGAGCGGCTGGAGGCGGCCCGGCTGGTCCACGCCGCTGCGCAACGGGAATTCGAATATGCCCAACGGGGGCGAGCTGCGCTGCTGCGTGAGGCGCACCAGAAAGGGATCCCGGCCGGAGTGATCCGCCGCGCCGAAAGCAACTGGGCGAAACGATCCAGGTCTGGAGAGTGAACCGAAGCGGCACTGGCCCGCTGGGGCACTCAGCGTGAGGCGCCGGCATCTGGTTCGCGGGATTCCACAGGTGGCAAATTCGTTGGATTTGCGCTCCTGTAGGTTCTGAACACAAACCATTCGCTAGCCGCGAAATTCAGCATATAGCACAGAGCAATGGACAGCAGATTGGCCGCTAGGTAATGGAGGCCGAAAGCGCCGACGAACAGTCGCATCAGGATCAGGTTCCCCAGGATGGACGTGAGGCCGGTGACCACGTTGAAGCGGACGAGCCGGACCAGGAGGTCGCCAGGGCGATGGCGGGTCCGGTCAGCCCAGGTCCAGCATGCGTGCCAGGCGAAATTGTGCAAGATTGCCGCTTCGACGGCGATGAGTGTGGCCCAGAGGTAGTTCAGGCCCAGACCGTCGATCAGTCCCGTCAGGACCAGTAACTGGACAACGATGCCCAACGCACCCACGGCATTGAAACGGAGCCAGTGCCGCGCCAGGTGGCGCCAGTTTTCGGCGTTGGGAGCCGAGGTCACCACTTGGTCTCCTCGCGGTAGAGCTGCCGGGTGTGTCTGATCGCGGTGACCACCAGGGTGGCGAAGATGCAGGCGGCGCCGATGACGCCGCCTACGTCGTAGACGAGCAGCGGCGGCCCAAAAATCTTGGTCATGGGGCGGAACATCAGGGCGCTGTTACCGGCGATGAGCAGGAGCCGCAGCTCGGTAGGACTCAATTTCCAGAACGACATGTGAAAGGCGCCGAGGGTGTAGGTGGCGAGATAGACCTCGATATTCAGCATCAGGTAAGTGATAAGAAGAGCGGCGGCCACCGGGGGCGACATGTAGCCCGACAGCGCCAGGCCGCCCAGCATGAAGCAGGTGCCGAAGGCATCACAGATGTGATCCACGTAAAAACCATAGCGGGGCCGCAGCTGGTTCCGCACCCGAGCCACGGTCCCGTCGAGACTGTCACCAAACCAGTTGACGACCAGCCAGACGCTTGCCAGCATCAGGCCGAGCCGGCTCTGGCTGGCATACCAGTAAGACAGGCCGACGCCGAGCATGGCCAAGAAGCCGAGTCCGGTGAGATGGTCGGGATTAATCCAGGCTGGCAGGCGTTCCGCCATCCAGACCAGCACCCTTTTTTCCAACGGGGCCAGAAAGCTTTGCTGGGACCTTTGCGCATCCTTGAACGACTGTGGTGTGCTCATTTCCGACCTCGGACCCTGAACGATTGGCGGCGGTCTGGCCCTGCGGACAACGGATTATCTGGCTTCGCTGTATGCCTGTTCCAGACCTCGCCGCGCTTGCTCGTGGGAATCGTAAACGTTCGGTATGGCCAGCACACGCCGGTAATGCTGGATGGCTGCATCGCGCCGCCCCAGGAGATCCGACATCTGGCCGGCCCGCAACGTGGCTCTGGCCTCGAGTTCGGAGGCGGCGTTGGGCGTGTTCGCCGCCGCCATAAAGTGGCGGCAAGCCTCGTCACGCCGTCCCTGGGCGGCCAACGCTTCGGCATACTGGTAATGAACCAAATCGGCCACGGACGATCTCGATGGATTGTCCAGCAGAGCTTCGAAGATCCGACGACTCTCCGCACCGCGGCCCAGTTCGATCAGCAATCCGGCCCGCTCCAACTGGAAAACATAATTTTGCGGATACTTTTGGGCGAGGACGCTCACAGTTTGCAGTGCGTCTGCAAGCCGTCGTTCCCGCACGTAGAAAGTCAGCAAGGCGACGCGCGCATCGTCATTGGCCCAGCGCCCGTGCTCGGCGACCGT harbors:
- a CDS encoding GtrA family protein, coding for MVTSAPNAENWRHLARHWLRFNAVGALGIVVQLLVLTGLIDGLGLNYLWATLIAVEAAILHNFAWHACWTWADRTRHRPGDLLVRLVRFNVVTGLTSILGNLILMRLFVGAFGLHYLAANLLSIALCYMLNFAASEWFVFRTYRSANPTNLPPVESREPDAGASR